The window CGGAAACCCATTCAGGTCCCATTTCCAAAGAGTGGAGAGCTAGCCGTTGACAGATTATAGACGCGCAGATGGGTATGTTGTCTTGGACTTTAAGAAGTTGAGCTGCAAACCCTTGTACATGTGTAGGGTACGCGATCTGGAATGGAAAGTTTAAGATTCTACGATCTGCTCTGTACGTGTTTACTAAGATATCGAATTTCACGACACACAAGTAAAACGGTAAAAACTTGAGTTTAGGTGGGGGAGAGTCGCAATTTCCAATACAGAGGTTGGTAGCAACCTTGGTTTAAAATGATGGCACACAAAAGCTGATGATTTTGTTAATTCCCAGATTTCAAATAAAACAATGAAAGATCGGAAGCTTTCACTTACGTATCCAACTCGCCATCCCATCATCCCATAAGCTTTAGAAAACGAAAAAATATTGACTACGTGATCGCCCTCCACACACACATGCTTCCGACCATCATACATAAAATACCTGCAACACGACTACTTGTTCGCAAAATAGCACACCAGAAATGTATTGACAAATTGATTGGAAAAAATGACGACTCACTCGTATGTATTGTCAACTACAAGCCAACATCCAGCATTTCTGCAAACATCTGATATTTTCTGCTTAAAGACAATAAATCCACACAAGATAAAGACATAATGAATTAATGGAACAAATGGGAAAGAATGCTTATAGACAATATTAATCATAGCAAATAATGCTTTGAAACTAGCTTCATTTTGATAAATGTTCAATTGAAATTTAAGCTCGttcagagagagagagagaaaccTGAAGAAGAGGTTCTGGGATGTAGGTTCCTGATGGATTACCAGGATTTACGACAGATACAAGCTTCGGAGTTGGTTTTGTCTGCAGTAAGGTCCTCTCTAGCCAGTCTGAAGATGAATGAAACTTTGATATTTATACAACAATAACAAGCCTTAGTCCTACTAAGTGGGGCCAGCtataaaaagagaaaaataataCGGGAACTATACAATAAATTAGTTTTTGTGCATGAATGTCTCAGAAAATTTTCTTTCCTTAACATTGTTGCCAGTATACTTGATAAAGTACGATGTGATTACATTCCTATTTGCCAAATTTCATTCTTTAAACGCCCAACAATATTGTTCAATAGCTTTCACAGGGCCTTCCactaaaaccaaaaaaaaaaaacctgtaAGGGCACTGCCATATCCAAGGACTCGAAATAATGTGATCCATTAAATCATCTGTATCTGTCGTGTTCAAGGCCTCTTTGTTCCTCCACTTTTTTAAACCTTGATTCACATTTTTCATAAAGGAATCTCAAATCTGAGACTGAAAAAATCCATTATCTCATGTCTAAGGGATTCCTCGATTCTGGCCATAGGAACAATGGAACTTgacaatttaaaattaaaacaaaagaaaaaataaaaataaaaatcatcaaGAAGATGccaaaaaaaaagaaggaaacTACCAAAGCAGAGAAATTCAGAGCCAAATATAGGGAAATTAACAAAACACGCCTATTAAAATCAATTTTGTATCATGTATGACATATGGAACTAAGAAATTAACCTGCATCTGGATAGAGTGTCTTTGGATCCCCAGGACCAACCAAAATGTTAGTTACCCCGGTCATCTGAAATGACATGTATGAGTTGAAGTAGTATGGGGCAAACATGATGACAGAATCCCCAGTATCACACAGCGTCAGAACGATATTCACGAAAGCCTGCAACAATTTGGCGAGGATTTTTCTTTTAAGTTACATGTATCTGAAGTTCTAGACACAGCTACGAAAGTTAAAAGAATGATGCAGTGGTTTGGAGATGAAAAAATTATCATGTGAAGCTATGTAAAACACAAAAGTGGCCAGAGCTTTGGCATGCATCATCAAAATTTATTCATGTGCCAATTAACAGTTAGCAGGAGTAATGAGGGAAATCACAACGTGCAAGATTAAAACCTCATTTGCCTACTTTCAAGCTCAAGAAACTGGCATACTATCTATACAGAGGTCCAAAGAATAAGGACATCAAAACAAGTAGACGAGCATCATAGAAAGGCAAATAAATATCGAAGGTATCATAGCgaaaatctagaatccttagtGCTGTCATTCATGACAAGCAATGTCACTTAACCTCTTCACAAAATgtaaaaatttcaaatccaAACATCCTGCCCACCTGATTAGCTCCAGCAGTCACCATCACCGAGGAATTACACAACTTATTTTCATTGAGTaactgcaaaaaaaaaaaaaagcaacagATAGTGTTTCATAAGACTGATTAAGATAAAGATTTAGAAAAGACGACATGCTACATTATTTCACTCGTTATAATTTGAGGGAAGACACCACGCCATTAAAATAACTCCGTGAAGTCAGTTTTGGGTACACAAACAATAACATGAATATTAACAATTAAGGCATGAATAGGTACCCTGAATCACATGCGCTTCTTTATGCAATAAGTGATGTTTATAGAAACAAAGTTCAGCACAAAACTATAATCTAACAAGTGTCACCTTTTTCATTAATGCTTCCCTC is drawn from Primulina eburnea isolate SZY01 chromosome 10, ASM2296580v1, whole genome shotgun sequence and contains these coding sequences:
- the LOC140803471 gene encoding aromatic aminotransferase ISS1-like translates to MGSYGTLARRALLTDTPVMVQIQELIRGLKDCVSLAQGVVYWQPPKKALEKVQQIVWDPSVSRYGADEGLPELREALMKKLLNENKLCNSSVMVTAGANQAFVNIVLTLCDTGDSVIMFAPYYFNSYMSFQMTGVTNILVGPGDPKTLYPDADWLERTLLQTKPTPKLVSVVNPGNPSGTYIPEPLLQKISDVCRNAGCWLVVDNTYEYFMYDGRKHVCVEGDHVVNIFSFSKAYGMMGWRVGYIAYPTHVQGFAAQLLKVQDNIPICASIICQRLALHSLEMGPEWVSDQVKNLVKNRELLLDALSPLGEDAIKGGEGAIYLWAKLPDVFTEDFEVVRWLARKHGVVLIPGSSCGSPGYLRISFGGLVEDQCRVASKRLRRGLEELVSDGMIP